From Microcystis aeruginosa NIES-2549, a single genomic window includes:
- a CDS encoding 2-phosphosulfolactate phosphatase family protein: MQVFIYHTPELTPVHTLPDCAVVIDVLRATTTIATALNAGAEAVQTFSDLKTLMQVSDTWQPEKRLRAGERGGAKVEGCDLGNSPLDCTPDLMKGRRLFISTTNGTRALQRVEESPIVITAAMINRQAAVNYLLDRQPETVWIVGSGWEGGYSLEDTACAGAIADALQEQSGQMAIGNDEVIASIALYRQWQNDLLGMFHSCSHGQRLLRLHCQEDLKYCANIDSLDVLPIQKEPSILVKL; the protein is encoded by the coding sequence GTGCAGGTTTTCATTTATCATACTCCCGAACTTACCCCCGTCCATACTCTACCCGATTGCGCCGTCGTTATCGATGTTTTAAGAGCGACAACCACGATCGCCACTGCCCTCAATGCCGGTGCAGAAGCAGTGCAAACCTTTAGCGATCTGAAAACCCTGATGCAGGTGAGTGATACCTGGCAACCAGAAAAACGTCTCCGGGCAGGAGAAAGAGGCGGCGCGAAAGTGGAAGGCTGCGATCTGGGCAATTCTCCCCTCGATTGTACCCCTGATTTAATGAAAGGTCGTCGTCTGTTTATCAGCACCACTAACGGCACCCGCGCTCTGCAAAGAGTGGAAGAATCCCCGATCGTGATCACTGCGGCCATGATCAATCGGCAAGCTGCCGTTAATTACTTATTGGATAGGCAGCCCGAAACCGTCTGGATTGTTGGCTCTGGTTGGGAAGGGGGTTATTCTTTGGAAGATACGGCCTGTGCTGGAGCGATCGCCGATGCGCTACAAGAACAATCGGGGCAAATGGCGATCGGTAATGATGAGGTGATCGCCTCGATCGCTCTTTATCGTCAATGGCAAAATGATCTTTTAGGAATGTTCCACAGTTGTAGTCACGGTCAGCGCCTCTTGCGTCTCCACTGTCAAGAAGATTTAAAATACTGCGCTAATATTGACTCTCTTGATGTTTTACCGATCCAAAAAGAACCGAGCATTTTAGTCAAACTTTAG
- a CDS encoding bifunctional folylpolyglutamate synthase/dihydrofolate synthase gives MTIDSLLQPFQRFGVNLGLERIKNLLEILSNPQDKIPIIHVTGTNGKGSVCAYLSSILSTAGYKVGRYISPHLIDWTERISINGENIETATLENLLKDVQSLIDPQQESPTQFEVITAAAWLYFAQEKVDIAVMEVGLGGRLDATNVCAQPLVTVITSISREHWQNLGPTVADIAGEKAGILKANCPAVIGQLPESAQGVVRERIKLLNCPTVWVEAAEKIADNRAKYQGLEYPLSLAGDFQLTNSAIAIAVVNILRQQGWQISDEVVQEGMAKTRWLGRLQTVSWCQREILIDGAHNPAAAIGLRQYVDSLKAPKIIWVMGILSTKDHREIFQALLRKGDSLYLVPVPDHSSANPETLAELAASICPELSHLETCSDVFLGLKKAIQESADSQIILCGSLYLVGYFLGSLLQGK, from the coding sequence ATGACTATCGATTCTTTACTGCAACCTTTTCAGCGTTTTGGTGTCAATCTCGGTTTAGAAAGAATAAAAAATCTGCTGGAGATTTTAAGCAATCCCCAAGATAAAATTCCGATTATTCATGTCACGGGAACTAATGGCAAAGGTTCAGTTTGTGCCTATCTATCCTCTATTCTCAGCACTGCCGGTTACAAAGTCGGACGTTATATTTCTCCCCATTTAATTGATTGGACAGAAAGAATCTCTATTAATGGCGAAAATATTGAAACTGCCACTTTAGAAAACCTGCTTAAAGATGTACAATCGCTTATCGATCCCCAGCAGGAAAGTCCTACTCAATTTGAGGTAATTACTGCCGCTGCTTGGCTGTATTTTGCTCAGGAAAAGGTGGATATTGCCGTGATGGAAGTGGGTTTAGGAGGAAGATTAGATGCGACTAATGTTTGCGCTCAACCTTTGGTTACTGTCATCACTTCTATCAGTCGGGAACATTGGCAAAATTTAGGGCCGACGGTTGCCGATATTGCCGGGGAGAAAGCGGGGATATTAAAAGCGAATTGTCCCGCAGTTATCGGACAATTACCGGAATCAGCGCAGGGGGTAGTTAGGGAGAGAATCAAGCTGTTAAATTGTCCGACGGTATGGGTAGAAGCTGCCGAAAAAATTGCTGATAATCGGGCCAAATATCAAGGGTTAGAATATCCTTTATCCTTAGCGGGAGATTTTCAATTAACTAATTCGGCTATAGCGATCGCTGTTGTTAATATTTTACGTCAGCAAGGTTGGCAAATTAGCGATGAAGTCGTGCAGGAAGGAATGGCAAAAACTCGCTGGTTAGGACGTTTACAAACCGTTAGTTGGTGTCAGCGAGAAATTTTAATAGATGGCGCTCATAATCCCGCTGCTGCTATTGGTTTAAGGCAGTATGTAGATAGTTTAAAGGCTCCAAAAATTATCTGGGTGATGGGTATTTTATCGACTAAAGATCATCGAGAAATATTCCAAGCTTTATTAAGAAAAGGCGATAGTTTATATTTAGTTCCTGTCCCAGATCATAGCAGTGCCAATCCTGAAACCTTAGCGGAATTAGCGGCTTCAATTTGTCCAGAATTATCTCACCTAGAGACTTGTTCCGATGTATTTTTAGGACTAAAAAAAGCCATCCAAGAATCTGCCGATAGTCAGATAATTCTCTGTGGATCGCTTTATCTAGTCGGTTACTTTTTAGGGAGTTTGCTTCAGGGAAAATAA
- a CDS encoding DUF3352 domain-containing protein, protein MSKKSFLPGCLVVLGLTAVTAGGVYLYLRGQLPWQRFTPLESAKVIPETAFASSFVSTDAKAWSVLAKYGTPESRTAVSQGLEELQKNIFTDKIDYQRDVEPWIGSISFAFLPAATPGQSKLLTVIGIKDKIKASEFQKKLGQQVNRKTSTSDYKGVKITAIDWQDNTTIYTAVTGDFLLISYDKKVLEAAIDTYQGQPSFSSKPEVRKLLSQSLNLPNTLATIYIDDYAAILGPDANLSPQSRQELAKIQDVVAGVGVTDTGLQLQMVAKLAPETISTLPSPSKNQVLNYLPGDTIAVWSGNNLKQGWEEAEKQSQTNPELQVFLRQIRENFQMATLDADKEVFNWMDREFAFGIIPNQQAVGGLGFGGMMIWQTGDHKAAKTTLDKLNELVKTVPFITIKNSQISGQDVTEWKAEEQAILTYAWPNNDTLKMTVGIPYQPQPNQPISKSENFQASIANLPKNNLGYFFIDVEQIIAKAGGINNLPAGELTPEAKAFLESVRGIGITATMPDKTTSKIDVLFSLKQTP, encoded by the coding sequence ATGTCAAAAAAATCATTTTTACCCGGTTGTTTAGTCGTCCTAGGATTAACAGCAGTAACCGCAGGAGGTGTCTATCTTTATCTACGAGGACAACTACCTTGGCAAAGATTCACCCCCTTAGAATCGGCAAAAGTTATCCCAGAAACTGCCTTTGCTAGTAGTTTTGTCTCCACGGATGCAAAAGCTTGGTCAGTGTTAGCTAAATATGGTACACCAGAATCACGAACTGCGGTTAGTCAAGGACTAGAAGAATTACAAAAAAATATCTTCACCGATAAGATTGATTATCAACGGGATGTCGAACCTTGGATCGGTAGTATTAGCTTTGCTTTCCTTCCTGCAGCTACCCCCGGACAATCGAAATTATTAACGGTTATCGGGATCAAAGATAAAATTAAAGCGTCAGAATTCCAGAAAAAACTAGGACAACAAGTTAATCGCAAAACTAGCACCAGTGACTACAAAGGTGTTAAAATTACTGCTATAGATTGGCAGGATAACACCACTATTTATACTGCTGTTACTGGCGATTTTTTGTTGATATCCTACGATAAAAAGGTGTTAGAAGCAGCGATCGATACCTATCAAGGACAGCCATCTTTTAGCAGTAAACCGGAAGTGAGAAAACTGCTTTCCCAATCCCTCAACCTCCCCAATACCCTAGCGACAATTTATATCGATGATTATGCCGCAATCTTGGGACCAGATGCTAATTTATCTCCCCAAAGTCGGCAAGAATTAGCAAAAATTCAAGATGTTGTCGCAGGAGTGGGTGTCACCGATACGGGATTACAGTTACAAATGGTGGCTAAATTGGCCCCTGAAACTATTTCTACCCTACCTTCCCCTAGCAAAAATCAAGTTTTAAATTATTTACCCGGAGATACCATTGCAGTCTGGAGTGGGAATAATCTTAAACAGGGATGGGAAGAAGCAGAAAAACAGTCCCAAACTAACCCAGAATTACAAGTTTTTCTGCGTCAGATCCGTGAGAATTTTCAGATGGCAACTCTTGACGCGGATAAAGAAGTTTTTAACTGGATGGATCGAGAATTTGCCTTCGGAATTATCCCCAACCAGCAAGCAGTGGGAGGGTTAGGTTTCGGGGGAATGATGATCTGGCAAACCGGCGATCATAAAGCGGCAAAAACTACCCTCGATAAGTTAAATGAATTGGTGAAAACTGTTCCCTTTATCACCATAAAAAACAGTCAAATTTCTGGCCAAGATGTGACTGAATGGAAAGCGGAAGAACAAGCGATTTTAACCTATGCTTGGCCTAATAATGATACCCTAAAAATGACCGTCGGAATTCCCTATCAACCCCAACCGAATCAACCGATTAGCAAAAGTGAGAATTTCCAAGCATCGATCGCAAATTTGCCTAAAAATAATCTCGGTTATTTCTTCATCGATGTGGAGCAAATTATCGCTAAAGCAGGGGGAATTAATAATCTTCCAGCCGGGGAATTAACCCCAGAAGCAAAGGCCTTTTTAGAATCGGTACGCGGCATCGGAATTACTGCCACTATGCCTGATAAAACCACCAGTAAAATTGATGTTTTATTTTCCCTGAAGCAAACTCCCTAA
- a CDS encoding quinone-dependent dihydroorotate dehydrogenase — protein MTNIIDTIKPFYPLAFKAIQGDLEGTQKQLLNTLQKIDRSRGGFWGQWLISQLSESLSFSDSRLSQSLWGLNFPNPVGLAAGFDKDGVGAGLWHSFGFGFAEVGAVTLEGQPGNPKPRLFRLPKDLAGLNRMGANNLGAAVLAATLQQSWQRQPRQIPIGINLCKSKNTPLEKAPEDYLGSFRYLFPHADYFVVNVSSPNTPGLRSLQSGEQLDKILDILQTENQGRKPLLVKISPDLEWEDITTIIELAFSYQLAGIVATNTTTKRTGLKTTILPETGKPITEEAGGISGQPLRERSTEVIRFIYRQTQGNLPIIGVGGIFSLDDAWEKITAGASLLQIYTGWLYRGPWLVSNILQGLTEKLEANGLTNINQAVGWQANQE, from the coding sequence ATGACAAATATAATTGATACAATTAAACCTTTTTATCCTCTAGCTTTCAAGGCTATTCAGGGCGATTTAGAGGGAACACAAAAACAATTATTAAATACTCTGCAAAAAATCGATCGCTCGCGGGGGGGATTTTGGGGACAATGGCTAATCTCACAATTATCAGAATCCCTCAGTTTTAGCGATTCTCGCCTATCGCAAAGCCTCTGGGGGTTAAATTTCCCCAATCCCGTCGGATTGGCGGCAGGATTCGATAAAGACGGTGTAGGGGCAGGACTTTGGCATAGTTTCGGCTTTGGTTTTGCCGAGGTGGGTGCTGTCACCCTAGAAGGGCAACCGGGCAACCCAAAACCGAGATTATTTCGTTTACCGAAAGATTTAGCCGGATTAAACCGTATGGGGGCAAATAACCTCGGTGCGGCAGTTCTAGCGGCAACTCTCCAGCAATCTTGGCAACGACAACCCCGACAGATTCCCATCGGCATTAACCTCTGTAAATCGAAAAATACGCCCCTAGAAAAGGCTCCGGAGGACTATTTAGGCAGTTTTCGCTATTTATTCCCCCATGCTGATTATTTTGTCGTTAATGTTAGTTCTCCCAATACTCCAGGTTTGCGTTCCCTGCAAAGTGGGGAACAACTCGATAAAATCCTCGACATTTTACAAACAGAAAATCAAGGCAGAAAACCCCTATTAGTGAAAATTTCTCCCGATTTGGAATGGGAAGATATCACAACGATTATTGAGTTAGCTTTCTCCTATCAATTAGCCGGAATTGTCGCTACTAATACCACCACTAAACGCACGGGATTAAAAACTACAATTCTGCCTGAAACTGGTAAACCAATCACTGAAGAAGCAGGGGGAATTAGTGGGCAACCTTTGCGGGAACGTTCCACAGAAGTGATCCGTTTTATCTATCGGCAAACCCAAGGCAATTTACCGATAATTGGAGTGGGAGGCATTTTTTCCCTCGATGATGCTTGGGAAAAAATTACCGCCGGTGCGAGTTTATTACAGATTTATACTGGTTGGTTATATCGAGGACCCTGGCTAGTATCAAATATTTTACAAGGATTAACAGAAAAATTAGAGGCTAATGGGTTGACTAACATTAATCAAGCGGTGGGTTGGCAAGCTAACCAAGAATGA